A genomic region of Rhodococcus oxybenzonivorans contains the following coding sequences:
- a CDS encoding MFS transporter, translating into MTSDRFGELMQPVGRDRIDDGTAPPVTPASPVTRNAARQVLVAVLLNAVCVLPSFLVSSMPGAIASDLQLDPVVLGFAFSAFWLVASVAAYPMASKANIWGPVRALRVAGILAFLLCILLASSARSAGTLVITLGLAGCAPALATPAMNMVIMSAVPARRRASAFAVASTGPVAALMLAGIVGSAFESSIGWRCAFVLSGIAAVLHTPLVKSAAETPPTTPTPPAADHTDSNPRAPSLRPLAVMMVGVLAGNLALGAATAFMVLAAPAAGMDSDHASLAVSAGAGASIVLRLVCAALVDRRGWDPFPMCWLMMLAGAVGFGFLASSASWTYVLGLLLALGPGWSWISLLVHGVMCRYPHAVARASGIVQSAYFIGGVIGPVIMGVIIATSSYSAAWSVMVGAQVTAALFVILAGRRLPPFAALPSAEGDRPRPD; encoded by the coding sequence GTGACCAGTGACCGGTTCGGTGAACTGATGCAGCCAGTCGGCCGGGACCGCATCGACGACGGGACAGCACCACCCGTGACGCCGGCTTCGCCGGTTACACGGAACGCTGCCCGCCAGGTACTGGTGGCGGTCCTGCTGAACGCTGTGTGCGTCCTTCCCAGCTTCCTGGTCAGTTCGATGCCGGGCGCCATCGCGTCCGATCTGCAACTCGACCCGGTAGTGCTCGGATTCGCGTTTTCGGCTTTCTGGCTGGTGGCCTCGGTCGCGGCCTATCCGATGGCCTCTAAAGCGAATATATGGGGACCGGTTCGCGCGCTGCGGGTCGCCGGCATCCTCGCTTTCCTACTCTGCATCTTGCTGGCCAGCAGCGCACGTTCTGCCGGCACGCTGGTAATCACCCTCGGGCTCGCCGGGTGCGCCCCCGCATTGGCCACTCCTGCCATGAACATGGTGATCATGTCGGCCGTGCCGGCCCGCCGCCGAGCATCCGCCTTTGCGGTGGCCAGCACCGGTCCGGTGGCAGCTTTGATGTTGGCTGGGATAGTCGGGTCGGCATTCGAAAGTTCGATCGGATGGCGATGCGCATTCGTGCTGAGCGGAATCGCTGCTGTCCTACACACCCCGTTGGTGAAAAGCGCGGCCGAAACACCACCGACCACACCGACCCCACCGGCCGCGGACCACACCGACTCGAATCCGCGGGCTCCGTCCCTGCGTCCGCTGGCGGTGATGATGGTGGGTGTCCTGGCCGGGAATCTGGCGTTGGGCGCCGCCACCGCGTTCATGGTCCTGGCAGCTCCCGCAGCCGGGATGGACTCCGATCACGCTTCCCTTGCAGTATCTGCCGGAGCGGGTGCGTCCATCGTGTTGCGACTGGTGTGTGCCGCACTCGTTGATCGACGAGGTTGGGACCCGTTCCCGATGTGTTGGCTGATGATGTTGGCTGGGGCTGTCGGTTTCGGATTCCTCGCTTCGTCGGCTTCCTGGACATATGTCCTCGGACTTCTTCTCGCCCTCGGCCCAGGGTGGTCGTGGATTTCACTGCTTGTTCATGGTGTCATGTGCCGATACCCGCACGCGGTGGCTCGGGCCTCCGGCATCGTCCAAAGTGCGTACTTCATCGGTGGCGTGATCGGACCGGTCATCATGGGAGTGATCATCGCGACGAGTTCGTACTCGGCTGCCTGGTCCGTGATGGTCGGTGCCCAGGTCACCGCGGCGTTGTTCGTTATTCTCGCCGGCCGGCGACTTCCGCCGTTCGCCGCACTTCCCTCGGCTGAGGGGGACCGCCCCCGCCCTGATTGA
- a CDS encoding bifunctional 3,4-dihydroxy-2-butanone-4-phosphate synthase/GTP cyclohydrolase II, translating into MVGGSWEVIETALAELRRGRMVLVVDDEDRENEGDLIMAAEKATPETIAFMIRHTSGILCVGIPDERADQLRLPLMVTDSDDPRGTAFTVSVDSKTCGTGVSATDRAMTIRALVDSATQPEDLSRPGHIFPLRARAGGVLQRTGHTESAVDLCRLAGLAPAGVLAEVTNDDGAMARRPELIRFAETHGLTMITVADIVDYRRATEASIHREAEGRVPTPHGEFTAINYRSHVDGVEHVALVCGEVDQASTEPTSVGAEPVLVRVHSECLTGDVFASLRCDCGEQLDRAMAKIGEAGRGVIVYLRGHEGRGIGLSHKLRAYTLQDAGLDTVDANLMQGLPVDSRDYGVSTEILRDLGVRDVRLMSNNPAKSRGLAAHDVRVVAREPLVITPNPENIAYLTTKRTRLDHEFGSGFPLFANGSEVS; encoded by the coding sequence ATGGTGGGTGGCTCCTGGGAGGTGATCGAGACCGCGCTAGCCGAACTACGGCGCGGGCGCATGGTTCTCGTGGTAGACGACGAGGACCGCGAGAATGAGGGCGACCTGATCATGGCCGCCGAGAAGGCCACGCCGGAGACCATTGCTTTCATGATCCGGCACACCAGCGGCATACTTTGTGTCGGCATTCCCGACGAACGCGCCGACCAACTGCGGTTGCCGCTCATGGTTACCGACAGCGACGATCCACGCGGCACAGCGTTCACAGTGTCGGTTGATTCGAAAACGTGCGGCACCGGGGTGTCGGCAACCGACAGAGCCATGACCATCCGAGCTCTGGTGGATTCGGCGACGCAACCCGAAGACTTGTCTCGGCCCGGTCACATCTTTCCTTTGCGCGCCCGTGCGGGAGGTGTCCTGCAACGCACCGGGCATACCGAGTCCGCCGTGGATTTGTGCAGACTTGCCGGGCTCGCACCGGCGGGGGTGCTGGCGGAAGTAACCAACGATGACGGCGCCATGGCACGCCGACCGGAACTGATCCGATTCGCAGAGACTCATGGGCTGACCATGATTACCGTCGCCGATATCGTGGACTATCGCCGCGCCACCGAAGCCTCGATTCATCGCGAGGCGGAAGGGCGGGTACCCACTCCGCACGGAGAATTTACCGCGATCAACTATCGATCCCACGTTGACGGTGTCGAGCACGTCGCTCTGGTTTGCGGCGAAGTCGATCAAGCATCGACTGAGCCGACATCGGTGGGCGCAGAGCCGGTACTGGTCCGGGTTCACTCCGAGTGCCTGACAGGAGATGTCTTTGCATCTCTGCGTTGCGACTGCGGGGAGCAGCTCGACAGGGCAATGGCCAAGATCGGTGAAGCGGGACGCGGTGTGATCGTGTACCTCCGTGGGCATGAGGGCCGGGGTATCGGCCTCAGCCACAAACTGCGCGCCTACACCCTGCAGGATGCCGGGCTGGACACCGTGGACGCCAACCTCATGCAGGGTCTCCCGGTTGACAGTCGCGACTACGGTGTCAGCACCGAAATCCTACGAGACCTCGGCGTGCGCGACGTTCGGTTGATGAGCAACAACCCCGCCAAGAGTCGCGGTCTGGCGGCGCACGACGTACGTGTCGTCGCACGCGAACCATTGGTCATCACCCCGAATCCGGAGAACATCGCATACCTCACGACGAAACGCACCCGGCTCGACCACGAGTTCGGCTCGGGTTTCCCCCTGTTCGCCAACGGCAGTGAGGTGTCATAA
- a CDS encoding LLM class flavin-dependent oxidoreductase, translating into MHFGTLLLFAQAGKSMSEAELFKAEVDLGVYAEECGLDSVWAPEHHFDAPYCMSPDNLDVLNHIAARTSTIQLGTGAIILPWHHDPVRLVERLNILDIMSDGRVLLGVGRGLARVEYETFGIEMEDSRGRYDEAAEMLLSGLRDGVVEKFDGKHYQQARATIHPRSDHSWDDRLHTIAMSPPSVMQAAEFGGSLMCFNYQYPIEQQAAVFDEWREKYRETHKTEPPAPVLLDFAYCHEDADHVEAHMQKYLGAFYNAMVDHYEFDGKHFGKTHNYESYQNSADMLREVGREAGFQAFSDLQLKGTPDQIIETIKMRRELIGDYKQMFLCSYGGQSFDEVKASMKLFGEKVVPAFKDL; encoded by the coding sequence ATGCATTTCGGAACGCTTCTGCTATTCGCGCAGGCCGGCAAGTCGATGAGTGAGGCCGAGTTGTTCAAGGCCGAAGTGGACCTCGGCGTCTATGCAGAGGAGTGCGGCCTAGATTCGGTGTGGGCTCCGGAGCACCACTTCGATGCGCCGTACTGCATGTCGCCGGACAACCTTGATGTGCTCAACCATATCGCTGCACGCACCTCGACAATTCAGCTCGGCACTGGAGCGATCATCCTGCCATGGCACCATGATCCCGTGCGCCTCGTCGAGCGCCTGAACATTCTCGACATCATGAGTGACGGCCGCGTGCTTCTCGGTGTCGGCCGTGGGTTGGCCCGTGTCGAGTACGAAACCTTCGGCATTGAGATGGAAGACTCGCGCGGTCGCTACGATGAGGCTGCCGAGATGCTGTTAAGCGGTCTGCGTGACGGCGTCGTTGAGAAGTTCGACGGTAAGCACTACCAGCAGGCTCGCGCGACCATCCACCCACGATCCGACCACAGTTGGGACGATCGCCTCCACACGATCGCGATGTCACCTCCATCGGTAATGCAGGCCGCCGAGTTCGGCGGCTCGCTCATGTGCTTCAACTACCAGTATCCGATCGAGCAGCAGGCCGCAGTGTTTGACGAGTGGCGTGAGAAGTATCGCGAGACGCACAAGACGGAGCCGCCGGCGCCGGTGCTTCTCGACTTTGCTTACTGCCACGAGGATGCTGACCACGTCGAGGCACACATGCAGAAATATCTGGGTGCCTTTTACAACGCCATGGTTGACCACTACGAGTTCGATGGCAAGCACTTCGGAAAAACTCACAACTATGAGAGCTACCAGAATAGCGCCGACATGCTGCGGGAGGTCGGCCGAGAAGCTGGCTTCCAGGCATTCTCCGACCTGCAGTTGAAGGGCACGCCCGACCAGATCATCGAGACAATCAAGATGCGTCGCGAACTGATCGGCGATTACAAGCAGATGTTCCTGTGCTCTTACGGCGGTCAGTCCTTCGATGAGGTGAAGGCAAGCATGAAGTTGTTCGGCGAGAAAGTCGTGCCGGCGTTCAAAGATCTCTAA
- a CDS encoding crotonase/enoyl-CoA hydratase family protein, whose protein sequence is MNEERVRIRVGDNGVATVAMVRRDKHNALDQAMFEGLRRAASQLADDRKIRAVVLYGEGKSFCSGLDIPSFLADPVEGIEALLVREHGHAANFAQRAAYDWSRVPVPVIAAISGHCFGGGMQIALGADIRIAAPDSSLSIMEVKWGLVPDMAITQSLPRLVAIDVAKELTFTGRIVSGAEGEALGLVTRTADDPLASALALAEEIAQKSPDAVRAAKHLYDQTWTGTDAAAALVLETDLQRKLHGSPNQIAAVTAGMAKQPPVFVDPDHDRLQ, encoded by the coding sequence ATGAATGAAGAGAGAGTTCGTATCCGAGTAGGTGACAACGGTGTCGCAACGGTTGCGATGGTGCGCCGGGACAAGCACAACGCGTTGGATCAGGCGATGTTTGAAGGTCTGCGGCGCGCCGCCAGTCAACTGGCAGATGACCGGAAAATTCGGGCAGTGGTGCTTTACGGAGAAGGCAAGAGTTTCTGCTCGGGTTTGGATATCCCGAGCTTCCTCGCCGACCCTGTTGAAGGTATTGAGGCCCTGCTCGTCCGTGAACACGGACATGCGGCCAACTTCGCGCAACGCGCCGCCTATGACTGGTCCCGCGTTCCCGTGCCGGTGATCGCCGCAATCAGTGGTCACTGTTTTGGGGGAGGCATGCAGATCGCACTGGGTGCTGACATTCGTATCGCCGCACCCGACTCGAGTCTGTCCATCATGGAGGTCAAATGGGGGCTCGTGCCGGACATGGCCATCACGCAGTCGCTGCCGCGACTTGTGGCCATCGATGTCGCCAAGGAACTTACCTTTACCGGTCGCATCGTCTCGGGCGCCGAAGGTGAAGCACTTGGTCTGGTCACCCGCACGGCAGACGACCCGCTCGCCTCTGCACTGGCTCTCGCAGAGGAGATCGCTCAGAAATCACCCGATGCGGTCCGCGCGGCCAAGCATCTCTACGACCAGACGTGGACCGGTACTGACGCTGCCGCAGCCCTTGTTCTCGAGACCGATCTGCAAAGAAAACTTCACGGAAGCCCAAATCAGATCGCCGCTGTCACTGCCGGCATGGCGAAGCAGCCTCCGGTATTCGTAGATCCCGACCATGATCGGCTGCAGTAG
- a CDS encoding XRE family transcriptional regulator — protein sequence MSGQHGDRQQLTAIAAGFDPARLTQARRLAGLTKKAVAEELGVSPVAVSQWEAGTTTPRPDNIGHLAEVLDVIPPFFAAGRPYARLDSSSAHFRSLRRTPATQRDKAIAYTEQVWELAHALEKRVQLPPVDLPTLPAEVLVDDPAGPEAAARLLRERWGLQTGPIAHLVRTMETHGLIVTLSPFAGAATATVDAFSTSHLDRPVVVLTPDRANDIYRHRFTAAHELGHLVMHGELATGDPQQEKEADRFAAELLTPSAQITPHLPPRLDLKALEQLGKGWGVSVDSLIYRCREVGAVSDAAYRRAYQRLNQLRKLNLFRPEPVDGYPGEIPVLLTRAFELAEANGLSLKDLAAELSFKLPRLRLLLGEPTTRPELHLIST from the coding sequence GTGTCCGGTCAACACGGTGATCGACAGCAGTTGACGGCGATTGCTGCTGGCTTCGACCCCGCCCGACTGACTCAAGCTCGTCGTCTCGCCGGTCTCACCAAAAAAGCTGTCGCCGAAGAACTCGGTGTGTCCCCGGTCGCGGTGAGCCAGTGGGAGGCAGGGACAACGACACCACGGCCCGACAACATCGGCCACCTCGCCGAAGTCCTCGACGTGATCCCGCCGTTCTTCGCAGCAGGCCGTCCCTATGCACGACTCGATAGTTCGTCCGCGCACTTTCGCAGCCTGCGCCGCACCCCTGCCACCCAGCGAGATAAAGCGATTGCCTATACCGAACAGGTCTGGGAACTGGCCCACGCACTCGAGAAGCGGGTGCAGCTGCCCCCGGTGGATCTGCCAACGCTGCCTGCCGAAGTTCTCGTCGATGACCCCGCCGGCCCCGAAGCGGCCGCCCGATTACTACGGGAACGCTGGGGACTGCAGACCGGACCGATCGCTCACCTGGTCCGCACCATGGAGACACACGGCCTCATCGTGACGCTGTCACCGTTCGCCGGCGCAGCGACCGCCACCGTCGATGCTTTCTCCACCTCCCATCTCGATCGCCCGGTCGTCGTGCTCACGCCTGACCGCGCCAACGACATCTACCGGCACCGTTTCACCGCCGCGCACGAACTCGGTCATCTTGTGATGCATGGTGAACTGGCTACCGGAGATCCACAGCAGGAAAAGGAAGCCGACCGATTCGCCGCGGAGCTACTTACTCCCTCCGCGCAGATCACCCCGCACCTACCGCCCCGACTCGACCTCAAAGCCCTCGAACAGCTCGGCAAGGGTTGGGGTGTATCGGTCGACTCGTTGATCTACCGGTGCCGCGAGGTCGGGGCCGTCAGTGACGCCGCCTACCGCCGCGCCTATCAACGCCTCAACCAGCTCCGCAAACTCAACTTGTTCCGTCCGGAACCAGTCGACGGATACCCCGGGGAAATCCCCGTCCTCCTCACCCGAGCGTTCGAACTCGCCGAAGCCAACGGACTCAGCCTCAAGGACCTCGCCGCAGAATTGTCCTTCAAACTGCCCCGCCTCCGACTCCTCCTCGGCGAACCCACCACACGTCCGGAACTTCACCTGATCAGCACATGA
- a CDS encoding IS110 family transposase — MGTDHESKISVYGGIDTHKDTHHVAVIDEHGRPLGDREFGATGAGYRKVIDYLRGFGVVVAVAVEGTGSYGAELARVLRRAGMTVLEVARPDRRARRLHGKSDPLDALQAAVTALSGRGLATPKDRDGLVESMRILLTERSSARKARGAAMNQIHALLVTAPEQIRATYRNLGNVKLVAALARSRPTPGHGPQQTLRGSLKRLAVRHQQHTSDIDGIDTRLGELATQVNPALLQLPGVGPLVASQLLVACGDNPERLSSEQQFAALCGTAPIPASSGKHQRHRLSRGGDRTANSAIHRIVLVRMSAGDTRTVDYIARRTAERKSEREIIRCLKRFVAREVFKIIGESAASE, encoded by the coding sequence GTGGGCACCGACCACGAGAGCAAGATCAGCGTCTACGGGGGAATCGACACCCACAAGGACACCCATCACGTCGCGGTCATCGACGAACACGGACGGCCACTCGGTGACCGCGAGTTCGGGGCCACCGGCGCCGGCTACCGGAAGGTCATCGATTATCTTCGCGGATTCGGCGTCGTCGTCGCGGTCGCGGTGGAGGGCACCGGCAGCTACGGCGCCGAACTGGCGCGCGTACTGCGCCGTGCCGGGATGACCGTTCTCGAGGTCGCCCGGCCCGACCGCCGGGCACGCCGCCTGCACGGCAAGTCCGACCCGCTCGACGCGCTCCAGGCGGCCGTCACTGCACTGTCCGGGCGCGGGCTGGCGACCCCGAAAGACCGCGACGGGCTGGTCGAATCGATGCGGATCCTGCTCACCGAACGGTCCTCGGCTCGCAAGGCGCGAGGCGCGGCGATGAACCAGATCCATGCTCTGCTGGTGACCGCACCGGAACAGATACGCGCTACCTACCGAAATCTCGGCAACGTGAAACTCGTTGCCGCACTCGCTCGATCACGGCCGACTCCCGGTCACGGCCCGCAGCAAACCCTCCGCGGCTCTTTGAAGCGACTGGCCGTGCGCCATCAGCAGCACACGTCCGACATCGATGGCATCGACACCCGGCTCGGTGAGCTGGCCACCCAGGTCAACCCGGCCCTATTGCAGCTGCCCGGCGTCGGCCCTCTCGTCGCCAGCCAGCTTCTGGTCGCCTGCGGTGACAACCCCGAACGACTGAGCAGCGAGCAGCAGTTCGCCGCACTGTGCGGCACTGCACCCATCCCCGCCTCGTCGGGTAAGCATCAGCGGCACCGGCTCTCCCGGGGCGGTGACCGCACCGCCAACTCCGCGATCCATCGCATCGTGCTCGTGCGGATGTCCGCCGGTGACACACGCACCGTCGACTACATTGCGCGACGCACAGCGGAACGCAAGTCCGAGCGCGAGATCATCCGCTGCCTCAAACGCTTCGTCGCGCGCGAGGTTTTCAAGATCATCGGAGAATCCGCTGCCAGTGAATAA
- a CDS encoding ISAzo13-like element ISRop2 family transposase gives MSEVEDRLRERFEVLLPHLNERQRRLALAAEARSLGHGGVRAVARAVGVSETTVRRGVFELEAGEQPAPTGRVRRPGGGRKGADALNPQLVPALLALVEPDERGDPESPLRWTTKSLRHLAEELTRQGHPVSAPTVGRLLRDNGFSLQANAKTLEGEQHPDRDVQFRYINEQVKAHQDAGEPVISVDSKKKEQLGQLPTPGREWRPHGDPVRVVDHSFFTGPNADRAIPYGVYDLTTDAGWVNVGVDHDTAAFAVASIRRWRQARGAADYPHARRLLITADAGGSNSYRYRLWKAELAALATETGLAITVCHFPPGTSKWNKIEHRLFSQITMNWRGRPLTSHEVVVKTIASTRTRTGLRVDAELDTGDYPIGISVGREELRALPIRPHAQCGTWNYTIEPTHADAAPVPNRDREGERAAAVAMLADSRLTGMTGDELEELTARLAPAQAARAEQRRWHQRGGRRRNAPGAGGRRLLSDAAALLITVVYLRQVCPQRVLSDLLGVNPNSIGEIIAETRMLLDEHGHHVTPTIGLRFSTAADLAGFLRDGTAPDPTPNRPLPEALSHPALTGMSRRQLGDLVERLAVRQAAMVERRRYAQRGGERMPGGRGGIFLQKITDAERVLATVLHMRQLCNRAVLAELFQVSPRTIGNALLDVRPLLEQDGYTPAPATIRYRTAAALLAAIPPREGDTPESTH, from the coding sequence GTGAGCGAGGTCGAGGACCGGTTGCGGGAGCGGTTCGAGGTCTTGTTGCCGCACCTGAACGAGCGGCAGCGGCGTTTGGCGTTGGCGGCGGAGGCCCGGTCGCTGGGGCATGGCGGGGTGCGGGCGGTGGCCCGGGCGGTCGGTGTCAGCGAGACCACGGTTCGCAGGGGCGTGTTCGAGTTGGAGGCCGGCGAGCAGCCGGCGCCGACGGGTCGGGTCCGCCGTCCGGGTGGGGGCCGCAAGGGTGCGGACGCGCTGAATCCGCAGCTGGTGCCTGCGTTGTTGGCGCTGGTCGAGCCGGATGAGCGTGGGGATCCGGAGTCTCCGTTGCGGTGGACGACCAAGTCGCTGCGACACCTGGCCGAGGAGCTGACCCGGCAGGGCCATCCGGTGTCCGCACCGACGGTGGGACGGTTGTTGCGGGACAACGGATTCAGTTTGCAGGCCAACGCCAAGACGTTGGAAGGCGAGCAGCACCCGGACCGGGACGTGCAGTTCCGCTACATCAACGAGCAGGTCAAGGCGCACCAGGACGCGGGCGAGCCGGTGATCAGCGTCGATTCGAAGAAGAAGGAACAACTCGGCCAGCTGCCCACCCCGGGGCGCGAGTGGCGGCCGCACGGCGATCCGGTGCGGGTGGTCGATCACAGCTTCTTCACCGGACCGAATGCGGACCGGGCCATCCCGTACGGCGTCTACGACTTGACCACCGACGCAGGTTGGGTCAATGTCGGCGTCGACCACGACACCGCCGCGTTCGCGGTCGCCTCCATCCGCCGCTGGCGGCAGGCCCGCGGCGCCGCCGACTACCCGCACGCGCGCCGGCTGCTGATCACCGCCGACGCCGGTGGCTCCAACAGCTACCGGTACCGGTTGTGGAAGGCGGAATTGGCTGCGCTGGCAACCGAGACCGGGTTGGCGATTACGGTCTGCCACTTCCCGCCCGGCACCTCGAAGTGGAACAAGATCGAGCACCGGCTGTTCTCCCAGATCACCATGAACTGGCGGGGGCGGCCGCTGACCAGCCACGAGGTCGTGGTCAAGACCATCGCCTCCACCCGCACCCGCACCGGGCTGCGCGTGGACGCCGAGCTGGACACCGGCGACTACCCGATCGGGATCTCGGTTGGTCGAGAGGAGTTGCGCGCGTTGCCCATCCGCCCGCACGCCCAGTGCGGAACGTGGAACTACACCATCGAACCCACTCACGCCGACGCCGCTCCGGTTCCCAACCGGGACCGGGAAGGCGAGCGTGCCGCGGCCGTCGCGATGCTCGCCGACTCGCGCCTGACTGGCATGACGGGCGACGAGCTGGAGGAACTCACCGCACGGCTGGCACCGGCTCAGGCCGCCCGCGCCGAGCAACGCCGCTGGCACCAACGCGGCGGCCGGCGCCGCAATGCCCCGGGTGCCGGCGGGCGACGCCTGCTGTCGGACGCCGCGGCCCTGCTGATCACCGTCGTGTATCTGCGGCAGGTCTGCCCTCAGCGGGTGCTGTCGGATCTGCTCGGGGTGAATCCGAACTCCATCGGCGAAATCATCGCCGAAACGCGGATGCTGCTCGACGAACACGGCCATCACGTCACCCCGACCATCGGGCTGCGCTTCAGCACCGCCGCAGACCTCGCGGGATTTCTCCGTGACGGCACGGCACCCGACCCGACACCGAATCGGCCGCTCCCCGAGGCACTGTCGCATCCGGCACTGACCGGCATGAGTCGCCGGCAACTGGGCGACCTCGTCGAACGCCTCGCCGTCCGGCAAGCCGCCATGGTCGAACGACGCCGCTACGCCCAACGCGGCGGCGAACGCATGCCCGGGGGCCGCGGCGGAATCTTCCTCCAGAAGATCACCGATGCCGAACGCGTCCTGGCCACCGTTCTGCATATGCGCCAGCTCTGCAACCGCGCCGTCCTGGCCGAACTGTTCCAGGTCAGCCCACGCACCATCGGCAATGCCCTGCTCGACGTGCGGCCACTGCTCGAACAGGACGGCTACACCCCGGCACCGGCAACCATCCGCTACCGCACCGCCGCCGCCCTCCTCGCTGCCATACCACCACGAGAGGGCGACACACCCGAATCGACACATTAA
- a CDS encoding tyrosine-type recombinase/integrase, whose product MAVRVHAVDDGYVVVGEWEGCAAANAFLKHLAGRAYSVATVRAYAFDVLNLARFLIARDLGLAAVTPVTVFEWIDWQGVRRDPRPGATTRNGRQRTAAASTINRRVAAVRALFEYLVMTGVRADNPVPSPRRGQGLRPSGRGLLGHLGPGRPRAGGRLVRQPRLLPESLDADAVDVFVSSLRTHRDRAMVWAMLLGGLRSAEVRSLRLAEVDFGRRRLRVLGKGSKERVVPVDAVFFTELSAYLRLERPPGVVTPECFVVLRGPTVGAPVTEAGLRSLFRRHRNLSGAGRVRPHRLRHTYGTELASAGIDLMVLRELMGHASPETTAEYVHLSIEQLAAEYGAARASLAGARR is encoded by the coding sequence ATGGCCGTTCGGGTGCACGCGGTGGACGACGGTTATGTGGTGGTCGGCGAGTGGGAGGGTTGCGCGGCGGCGAACGCGTTCCTCAAACATCTGGCCGGGCGCGCGTACAGCGTGGCGACGGTGCGGGCGTATGCGTTCGATGTGCTGAACCTGGCGCGGTTCCTGATCGCCCGCGATCTCGGATTGGCGGCGGTGACGCCGGTGACCGTGTTCGAGTGGATCGACTGGCAGGGCGTGCGCCGTGATCCCCGACCCGGCGCAACGACGAGGAACGGCCGGCAGCGCACGGCGGCGGCGTCGACGATCAACCGGCGGGTCGCGGCGGTGCGGGCGTTGTTCGAGTACCTGGTGATGACCGGGGTGCGCGCCGACAATCCGGTGCCCTCACCCCGGCGGGGTCAAGGGTTACGTCCGTCGGGGCGGGGTTTGCTCGGGCATCTCGGGCCCGGCCGGCCCCGGGCCGGAGGCCGGCTGGTGCGCCAGCCGCGGTTGCTGCCCGAATCCCTCGACGCCGACGCGGTGGACGTGTTCGTCTCGTCGCTGCGCACCCATCGGGACCGGGCGATGGTGTGGGCGATGCTGCTCGGGGGTCTGCGAAGCGCCGAGGTGCGGTCGCTCCGGTTGGCGGAGGTGGATTTCGGTCGACGCCGTCTGCGGGTGCTCGGCAAGGGTTCGAAGGAGCGTGTGGTACCGGTCGATGCGGTGTTCTTCACCGAACTATCGGCCTATCTGCGCCTCGAGCGGCCACCCGGGGTGGTCACACCGGAGTGCTTCGTCGTGCTGCGGGGCCCCACCGTGGGGGCGCCGGTGACCGAGGCCGGGCTGCGATCATTGTTCCGGCGGCACCGGAACCTGTCCGGCGCGGGTCGGGTGCGTCCGCACCGGCTGCGACACACCTACGGCACCGAACTCGCCTCCGCGGGAATCGATCTGATGGTGCTGCGGGAGCTGATGGGGCACGCGTCCCCGGAGACCACCGCCGAGTACGTGCACCTGTCGATCGAGCAGCTCGCCGCCGAATACGGCGCCGCCCGAGCCAGTCTCGCCGGGGCACGGCGATGA